Proteins from a single region of Methanobrevibacter oralis:
- the priL gene encoding DNA primase large subunit PriL: MAEVSYINPLSSEGREIIQKYGDLNQIFQEDDILIDKVIHTTNQKISDDDVIPKSYKDLAIKRIQWAIEKKNNKNYIQGEFEYLLNEKLFVEDVVTFHILCQAIAIQFNIGSRETRLFIESLGKLIEERLTRIPPIIKTEIIDEVLNEVKIDGSIKWTSLKGIISSKKLSLTDLFIQNGDIILQEEDFLTNYSSKFNDRNPQRMYNILIGDSIKELILSRLIMQKTEEYIERIKEMSAKIEIHPAIIEIGEELKEFIPNEISKYNQFYAGSGGVYGTVKAGKLIKEAFPPCIANTVEGVSSGGRNDAIVLLLTSFVSYARLYPRIFASDESVKVSDMDPNLTITENEILPLIFEAADNCTPPLFEDQPQEKVNIISKLGFGMHDKVDINHEGETKWYTPMSCEKIKIHLPHLCKPDKSCKGINNPLSCYGRKKYQLDNQNKN, translated from the coding sequence ATGGCTGAAGTTTCTTATATAAATCCATTATCAAGTGAAGGAAGAGAAATTATTCAAAAATATGGTGACTTAAATCAAATCTTTCAGGAAGATGACATTTTAATCGACAAAGTAATCCATACTACCAATCAAAAGATTTCAGATGATGACGTGATTCCTAAATCCTATAAAGATTTGGCTATTAAACGTATCCAATGGGCTATTGAGAAAAAAAACAATAAAAACTATATACAAGGCGAATTTGAATATTTATTAAATGAAAAATTATTTGTTGAAGACGTTGTTACCTTTCATATTCTATGTCAAGCAATAGCCATTCAATTTAATATAGGTTCCCGTGAAACACGCCTTTTTATTGAATCACTTGGAAAATTAATAGAAGAAAGATTAACTAGAATACCACCTATTATAAAAACAGAAATAATAGATGAAGTTTTAAATGAAGTAAAAATTGATGGATCTATTAAATGGACTTCTCTTAAAGGTATAATATCTAGTAAAAAATTATCTCTAACTGATTTATTTATTCAGAATGGAGATATTATTCTACAAGAAGAAGACTTTCTAACCAATTATAGTTCTAAATTCAATGATCGTAATCCCCAACGTATGTATAATATTTTAATTGGAGATAGCATTAAAGAATTGATTTTATCAAGATTAATAATGCAAAAAACAGAAGAATACATTGAAAGAATTAAAGAAATGTCTGCTAAAATTGAAATCCATCCAGCTATAATCGAAATAGGAGAAGAACTAAAAGAATTTATTCCAAATGAGATTAGCAAATACAACCAATTCTATGCCGGGAGCGGAGGAGTGTATGGAACAGTTAAAGCTGGAAAATTAATAAAAGAAGCTTTCCCACCATGTATTGCAAATACTGTTGAAGGTGTATCTTCTGGAGGACGTAATGATGCTATTGTACTTTTATTAACCTCATTTGTATCCTATGCAAGACTATATCCTAGAATATTTGCAAGTGATGAAAGTGTAAAAGTATCTGATATGGATCCTAATTTAACAATTACTGAAAATGAGATATTACCACTAATTTTTGAAGCAGCAGACAATTGTACACCACCCCTATTCGAAGATCAACCCCAAGAAAAAGTTAATATCATATCAAAATTAGGTTTTGGAATGCATGATAAAGTAGATATTAATCATGAAGGAGAAACAAAATGGTATACTCCAATGAGTTGTGAGAAAATTAAAATACATTTACCTCACTTATGCAAGCCAGATAAATCTTGTAAAGGCATTAATAACCCTTTATCTTGTTATGGTCGTAAAAAATACCAACTTGACAATCAAAATAAAAATTAA